Proteins encoded within one genomic window of Prosthecobacter fusiformis:
- the mutS gene encoding DNA mismatch repair protein MutS: MSDASATPMMKQYLAIRRELPEDVLLFFRLGDFYELFFEDAKTAAPLLNVSLTKRNGVPMCGVPHHASTGYIAKLIKAGKRVAIAEQTSEPTPGKIVERAVSQILSAGTVNDLNLLESNRANYLAAVFRAGKKLGLAYVDLTTGEFEVAEFKEPVDLVDELERIQASELLHSDEQRDLIEALGSPAYALGVEGYLFLEDQADHALTQHFKVKSLDGFGCQGLTAALCAAGCILQYLQFQLRRNVDHIQRLRVAQTSDFVLIDAASQSHLELVTARGGAQHTLLSALDRTCTPMGGRKLRHWVLHPLRDLDQLTDRQDMIAGLLAEPLLLGQLRTLLKEVRDLERTSSRLSQGSGNGRDLLAMATSLEVVPSLKMAMEEARNSGFERLLAHLHDLSALAAEIQAAIVDEPPMQIKEGGVFRPGYLTELDELRDASTLGRQWIADLQNREIERTGIKSLKIKYNAVFGYFIEITKANVGAVPADYHRKQTTVNGERYITDELKRMEDKILGSEERSKALEYEEFVGLRGKVLTHLAEIQETAGVLAVLDSLCSLAETARLFNYTRPVLNDTRHLFIRDGRHPVLDQNLTSGERFVPNDVTLEPEESRLILITGPNMAGKSTYLRQTALLTLMAQIGSYLPVTSAEIGLVDRIFTRIGASDDLARGQSTFMVEMNETALILNNATERSLVILDEIGRGTSTFDGLSIAWSVAEHLHDHIGARALFATHYHEITALAQSRSAVKNYNVAVKEWNQQIIFLRKILPGCAEKSYGIQVARLAGLPENVIERAKEVLAQLEAGHQPAESVTEVPVPTSVPAKVKKATRVARGEDAGQMVLFG, from the coding sequence ATGTCTGACGCCAGCGCCACTCCTATGATGAAGCAGTACCTCGCCATCCGGCGGGAGCTGCCGGAGGACGTGCTGCTGTTCTTCCGGCTGGGGGATTTTTATGAGCTGTTCTTTGAGGATGCGAAGACGGCGGCTCCGCTGCTGAATGTCTCGCTCACGAAAAGGAACGGGGTGCCGATGTGCGGGGTGCCACATCATGCGTCCACGGGGTACATCGCGAAGCTGATCAAGGCGGGCAAAAGGGTGGCCATCGCGGAGCAGACCTCCGAGCCGACTCCGGGGAAGATTGTGGAGCGGGCGGTCTCGCAGATCCTGAGTGCGGGGACGGTGAATGATCTGAACCTTTTGGAATCCAACCGGGCGAACTATCTGGCGGCGGTGTTTCGTGCGGGGAAAAAGCTGGGCCTGGCCTATGTGGACCTGACGACGGGGGAATTCGAGGTGGCGGAATTTAAGGAGCCGGTGGATCTGGTGGATGAGCTGGAGCGCATCCAGGCGAGCGAGCTGCTGCACAGTGATGAGCAGCGGGATTTGATCGAGGCGCTGGGGAGTCCGGCATATGCGCTGGGGGTGGAGGGTTACCTTTTCCTGGAGGATCAGGCGGATCATGCGCTGACACAGCATTTTAAGGTGAAGTCGCTGGATGGCTTTGGCTGCCAGGGGCTGACGGCGGCGCTTTGTGCGGCGGGGTGCATCCTGCAGTATTTGCAATTCCAACTCCGGCGGAATGTGGATCACATCCAGCGGCTGCGGGTGGCGCAGACGAGTGATTTTGTGCTGATCGATGCGGCGAGCCAGAGCCATCTGGAACTGGTGACGGCACGGGGCGGGGCGCAGCACACGCTGCTGAGTGCTCTGGACCGGACGTGCACACCGATGGGCGGGCGCAAGCTGCGGCATTGGGTGCTGCATCCGCTACGGGATCTGGACCAGCTGACGGACCGGCAGGATATGATCGCGGGCCTGCTGGCGGAGCCGCTTTTGTTAGGCCAACTGCGCACTCTTTTAAAGGAGGTGCGGGATTTGGAGCGGACGAGCAGTCGGCTGAGCCAGGGCAGTGGCAATGGGCGTGATCTGCTGGCGATGGCGACCTCCCTAGAGGTGGTGCCGTCTTTAAAAATGGCGATGGAAGAGGCGCGGAATTCCGGGTTTGAGCGGCTGCTGGCTCATCTGCATGACCTGTCCGCGCTGGCGGCGGAGATCCAGGCGGCGATCGTGGATGAACCGCCGATGCAGATCAAGGAAGGCGGGGTTTTCCGGCCGGGCTATCTGACGGAGCTGGATGAGCTGCGCGATGCTTCAACGTTAGGCCGCCAGTGGATCGCAGATCTGCAAAATCGTGAGATTGAGCGTACAGGGATCAAGAGTCTGAAGATCAAGTATAACGCCGTGTTTGGTTATTTTATCGAGATCACCAAGGCGAATGTGGGCGCGGTGCCAGCGGACTATCATCGCAAGCAGACGACGGTGAATGGCGAGCGCTACATCACGGATGAACTGAAGCGGATGGAGGACAAGATTCTGGGCTCCGAGGAGCGCAGCAAGGCGCTGGAGTATGAGGAATTTGTGGGCCTGCGCGGCAAGGTGCTGACGCACCTGGCAGAGATCCAGGAAACGGCGGGTGTGCTGGCGGTGCTGGATTCTCTGTGCTCCCTGGCGGAGACGGCGCGGCTGTTTAACTACACCCGCCCGGTGCTGAATGATACACGGCATCTTTTCATCCGCGATGGACGGCATCCGGTGCTGGATCAGAACCTGACCAGTGGCGAGCGTTTCGTGCCTAACGATGTGACGCTGGAGCCGGAGGAAAGCCGGCTGATCTTGATCACGGGTCCGAACATGGCTGGCAAGAGCACGTATCTGCGCCAGACGGCGCTGCTGACGCTGATGGCTCAGATCGGCAGCTACCTGCCGGTGACGAGTGCGGAGATCGGTCTGGTGGACCGCATTTTTACCCGCATCGGGGCCAGTGATGATCTGGCGCGCGGGCAGTCCACCTTCATGGTGGAGATGAACGAGACGGCGCTGATTTTAAACAATGCCACGGAGCGGAGTCTGGTGATCCTGGATGAGATTGGTCGTGGCACGAGCACGTTTGATGGGCTGAGCATTGCCTGGAGCGTGGCGGAGCATCTGCATGATCACATCGGCGCACGGGCACTTTTTGCGACGCATTACCATGAGATCACGGCCCTGGCACAGAGCCGCAGCGCGGTGAAGAATTACAACGTGGCGGTGAAGGAATGGAACCAGCAGATCATCTTCCTGCGCAAGATCCTGCCGGGCTGTGCTGAGAAGAGCTATGGCATCCAGGTAGCGCGGCTGGCGGGTCTGCCGGAGAATGTCATCGAGCGGGCCAAGGAGGTGCTGGCGCAACTGGAAGCCGGGCATCAACCGGCGGAAAGCGTGACCGAGGTGCCGGTGCCGACCAGCGTGCCCGCGAAGGTGAAGAAGGCAACGAGAGTGGCGCGGGGTGAGGATGCGGGGCAGATGGTGTTGTTTGGGTGA
- the rnhA gene encoding ribonuclease HI, whose amino-acid sequence MTSVTIYTDGACSGNPGPGGYGVLLQAGQHTKELSEGYRKTTNNRMELMALIKGLELLNRPCVVTLFSDSKYVVDTVEKGWAKAWKSRGWIKADKQPAVNADLWDRALKALEKHRVTIRWVKGHASNAGNNRCDELAVAATRSPGLLVDEGYERAKAKPASLL is encoded by the coding sequence ATGACCTCCGTCACAATCTACACAGATGGCGCATGCAGCGGCAATCCGGGCCCAGGCGGCTACGGCGTGCTGTTGCAGGCTGGCCAGCACACCAAGGAACTCTCCGAAGGCTACCGCAAGACCACCAACAACCGCATGGAGCTGATGGCCCTGATCAAGGGGCTGGAACTGCTCAACCGGCCATGTGTAGTCACCCTGTTTTCCGATTCCAAATACGTCGTGGACACCGTCGAAAAAGGCTGGGCCAAGGCCTGGAAATCCCGCGGCTGGATCAAGGCTGACAAGCAACCCGCCGTGAATGCCGACCTCTGGGACCGCGCCCTCAAAGCCCTGGAAAAACATCGCGTCACCATTCGTTGGGTCAAAGGCCACGCCTCTAATGCCGGCAACAACCGCTGTGACGAACTCGCCGTCGCTGCCACGCGTTCACCCGGGCTGCTCGTGGATGAAGGGTATGAACGCGCAAAGGCAAAACCGGCATCGTTGCTGTGA
- a CDS encoding DUF3368 domain-containing protein, translated as MIVVADTSVILNLCQVGLHPLLKELFEVVYAPIEVAEEFDRITAAYPLFGGVTFPQWIQVLQTSHSLENRAPWAQLDRGESAAIELALEHQADAVLLDEQQGRKVAEALGLEVVGILGVLFRAKQASHLKLLRPVLDDLQNRSRFWLSARTREKILQLADET; from the coding sequence GTGATCGTCGTTGCAGATACCTCAGTCATTTTGAATCTCTGCCAGGTAGGTTTGCACCCCCTGCTCAAAGAGCTCTTCGAGGTGGTTTATGCCCCCATAGAAGTAGCCGAAGAGTTTGACAGAATCACTGCTGCTTATCCATTGTTTGGAGGTGTGACATTTCCTCAATGGATCCAAGTCCTGCAAACCAGTCACTCCCTGGAAAACCGTGCACCCTGGGCTCAGCTTGACCGGGGTGAAAGTGCCGCCATTGAACTGGCCTTGGAGCATCAAGCCGACGCCGTCTTGCTGGACGAGCAGCAAGGCAGGAAAGTCGCCGAAGCTCTAGGTCTCGAAGTCGTGGGCATTTTGGGCGTCCTTTTCAGGGCCAAGCAAGCCAGTCATCTGAAGCTCCTCCGTCCCGTTCTCGATGACCTTCAAAACCGCAGCCGCTTTTGGCTGTCAGCCCGGACACGTGAAAAGATTCTTCAATTAGCCGACGAAACATGA
- a CDS encoding UPF0175 family protein encodes MNIPDTPALRAFSVNDLRLELACALYQHGRLGKVAASELAEVDLFSFQQALYERGIPAADETSLDQDIAALDRLFAK; translated from the coding sequence ATGAACATTCCAGACACCCCGGCTCTGCGCGCTTTCAGCGTGAATGATCTGCGCCTGGAACTCGCCTGCGCCTTGTATCAGCATGGCCGCCTGGGCAAGGTCGCCGCTTCGGAACTCGCCGAGGTGGATCTCTTTTCCTTCCAGCAAGCCCTCTATGAACGGGGCATCCCTGCAGCCGATGAAACCAGCCTGGATCAGGACATTGCAGCCCTTGACCGACTCTTTGCAAAGTGA
- a CDS encoding D-glycero-alpha-D-manno-heptose-1,7-bisphosphate 7-phosphatase, with protein MSRPAVFFDRDGVVNLSPGAGYVLTWDDFHFSPGIIEALKICHTRGYATILATSQQGVGKGLMSQSTLDDIHARMQAELEKHAAAFDGIYACTCLSSDPACTCRKPSAEMLLRAAREHDLDLTRSLMVGDADRDIQMGTNAGIPLTIRIESENPHLVSATHTLPDTTGLAALLERCLAETAEEVE; from the coding sequence ATGAGCCGACCTGCCGTATTCTTTGACCGCGACGGTGTCGTCAATCTCTCCCCAGGTGCCGGTTACGTCCTGACCTGGGATGACTTCCATTTCAGCCCCGGCATCATCGAGGCGCTGAAGATTTGTCACACTCGTGGTTACGCCACCATCCTGGCCACCAGCCAGCAGGGCGTGGGCAAAGGCCTCATGTCGCAATCCACACTGGATGACATCCATGCCCGCATGCAGGCCGAGCTGGAAAAACACGCTGCCGCCTTCGATGGCATCTATGCCTGCACCTGCCTCTCCAGCGACCCCGCCTGCACCTGCCGCAAACCCAGTGCCGAAATGCTCTTGCGCGCCGCCCGGGAGCATGACCTTGATCTCACCCGCAGCCTCATGGTCGGCGATGCCGACCGCGACATCCAGATGGGCACCAACGCCGGCATCCCCCTCACCATTCGCATCGAAAGCGAAAACCCTCACCTCGTTTCCGCCACCCACACCCTGCCAGATACCACCGGCCTGGCGGCACTGCTGGAAAGATGCTTGGCAGAGACTGCGGAAGAAGTAGAATAA
- the ribD gene encoding bifunctional diaminohydroxyphosphoribosylaminopyrimidine deaminase/5-amino-6-(5-phosphoribosylamino)uracil reductase RibD, translating to MKQAVMSPATHESDLHWMSLALEQARLGIGFTSPNPAVGAVIVAGGELIGQGYHRQAGLPHAEIEALLDAQSRAPERIPGATIYVTLEPCSTQGRTGPCTSAIQAAGITRVVWAAQDPNPSHVGRARQLLESAGISVTTGILEAQCQEILRPFAKWITTGLPYVIAKAGQSLDGRITRPAGEGPWITSEAARAHSQGLRARVDAILVGAETVRQDNPRLTLRNGSAKEQPWRIILTRGGHLPAEAHVFTDAYQDRTLILRDLAFPDVLRDLATRGITSVLIEGGGNVLGQAFASRSVDEVCWYIAPRLCGGGLPVIGGPPWAQSVALESVTLLPIGDNICLTGRPVWPNNESDHHP from the coding sequence ATGAAACAGGCCGTCATGTCACCTGCCACCCACGAATCCGACCTCCACTGGATGAGCCTCGCCCTGGAGCAGGCACGTCTCGGCATCGGCTTCACCAGCCCGAATCCCGCCGTCGGCGCCGTCATCGTGGCGGGTGGCGAGCTCATCGGCCAGGGGTATCACCGGCAAGCCGGGCTGCCTCATGCCGAGATCGAAGCCCTACTGGATGCCCAAAGCCGAGCGCCCGAACGCATCCCAGGAGCCACGATCTACGTCACCCTGGAGCCCTGCAGCACCCAGGGCCGCACCGGCCCCTGCACCTCCGCCATCCAGGCCGCAGGCATCACCCGTGTCGTCTGGGCAGCCCAGGACCCCAACCCCAGCCATGTCGGCCGTGCCCGGCAGCTTTTGGAAAGCGCGGGCATCAGCGTCACCACCGGCATCCTGGAGGCCCAGTGCCAGGAAATCCTGCGCCCCTTTGCCAAATGGATCACCACCGGTCTGCCCTATGTGATCGCCAAGGCCGGACAGAGTCTGGATGGCCGCATCACCCGCCCCGCCGGTGAAGGCCCCTGGATCACCAGCGAGGCTGCCCGTGCCCACAGCCAGGGCCTGCGTGCCCGCGTGGATGCCATCCTGGTCGGCGCTGAAACGGTGCGCCAGGACAATCCCCGCCTGACCCTGCGCAATGGCAGCGCCAAGGAGCAGCCTTGGCGCATCATCCTCACTCGCGGAGGCCACCTACCTGCGGAGGCCCATGTCTTCACCGATGCCTATCAGGACCGTACCCTCATCCTGCGCGACCTCGCTTTCCCCGATGTGCTGCGTGACCTCGCCACACGAGGCATCACCAGTGTGCTCATTGAGGGCGGCGGTAACGTCCTCGGCCAAGCCTTCGCCTCCCGCTCGGTGGACGAGGTCTGCTGGTACATCGCCCCCCGGCTTTGTGGTGGCGGTCTCCCTGTCATCGGTGGTCCCCCCTGGGCTCAATCCGTCGCTTTGGAAAGCGTCACCCTCCTGCCCATTGGCGATAATATCTGCCTCACCGGTCGTCCCGTCTGGCCTAACAATGAATCTGATCACCATCCATGA
- a CDS encoding sugar phosphate isomerase/epimerase family protein — MNRRVFLHQSAFITAALTASKLKASDSRPLLGMDHFSLRATGWKAGQYIDHAASLKLDTCFISELHIFESFEEAYLKGLKEQADKAGLKLYVGTGSVCGSSNTWKDLYGTPEEHLALTIRIAKALGSPVARCYLGNQKDRATDGGIQKHIEATIKVIQANKSRAEAEGIKIAIENHAGDMQSHELKALIETAGKSYVGANIDPGNAVWAMEEPMAHLEALGPLTICSSVRDSMVWDTEDGAVVQWTAVGEGLVDFKAYAKRLAELAPGVPLQVETISGFARPMLYKNNEDFWKAYPGYRDTAAFKGWVDMSKKGKEIPTFKAPDGAGKKDAEIAYQKAELQRSIEWLQANL, encoded by the coding sequence ATGAACCGCCGCGTTTTTCTCCACCAGTCCGCCTTTATCACTGCCGCTCTGACCGCCTCCAAGCTGAAGGCTTCGGATTCGCGGCCTTTGCTCGGCATGGACCATTTTTCCCTGCGCGCCACGGGCTGGAAAGCGGGCCAGTACATTGATCATGCTGCCAGTCTGAAACTGGACACGTGTTTCATCTCCGAACTGCACATCTTTGAGAGCTTCGAAGAGGCTTATCTGAAGGGGCTGAAGGAGCAGGCGGACAAAGCGGGGCTGAAGCTCTACGTGGGCACTGGTTCGGTGTGTGGCAGTTCCAATACCTGGAAGGATCTCTATGGCACGCCGGAGGAGCATCTGGCGCTGACCATCCGCATCGCCAAGGCGCTGGGTTCTCCGGTGGCCCGCTGTTACCTGGGCAATCAAAAAGACCGTGCAACGGATGGCGGCATCCAGAAACACATTGAGGCCACGATCAAGGTCATCCAGGCTAACAAGTCCCGCGCTGAGGCTGAGGGCATCAAGATCGCCATTGAAAACCATGCGGGCGACATGCAGTCCCACGAACTGAAGGCGCTGATCGAGACCGCAGGCAAAAGCTACGTGGGGGCAAATATTGATCCTGGCAATGCGGTGTGGGCCATGGAGGAGCCGATGGCGCACCTAGAGGCCCTGGGGCCGCTCACCATCTGCTCCAGCGTGCGGGATAGCATGGTGTGGGACACGGAAGATGGTGCCGTGGTGCAATGGACGGCTGTAGGAGAAGGGCTGGTGGATTTCAAAGCGTATGCGAAGCGCCTCGCCGAGCTGGCTCCAGGAGTGCCTTTGCAGGTGGAGACCATCTCAGGCTTTGCGCGGCCCATGCTGTATAAAAACAATGAGGATTTCTGGAAAGCGTATCCTGGCTACCGGGATACGGCAGCTTTCAAGGGCTGGGTGGATATGTCCAAGAAGGGCAAGGAAATCCCCACTTTTAAAGCACCGGATGGCGCTGGAAAGAAGGACGCTGAAATTGCTTATCAAAAGGCGGAGTTGCAGCGCAGCATCGAATGGTTGCAGGCAAATCTGTAA
- a CDS encoding hybrid sensor histidine kinase/response regulator, which yields MTLSPDTLRPDTLTELEASLHQMKTANYFLRVAVDQVPEAVLILEAETNEKSGPKVLFSNATAAVLVGVEPEKGLRGMGITDLAAGDMDAAVLLESLNRAVENGGAHECEAMVQNFYGNAPQRCRWRVRAVFNSLRKLLNFTLIVTPLTAGQAAGTRATPMRCDDLDAQSNQLKQDNLAALAQGIAHDVNNLLGPVTMRLSDLLQQVQGQPALKEELQLIFSGLKRARQFTSQVVTACKSKPHQKQPVDLAAIIHDTVKFAGAGSNAQLRVRLGTALRWPVADGVKISQVLQNLILNGIQSMPQGGYMDVDAENADIGLAEDEVLKPGTYVRVTVRDRGCGIPPENLDRLFKETFTTKPDGNGIGLTTCKLFIHDLDGDIRVSSRLNVGTEFTIYLPAVPALIAGATAEKDQAPVPLKKGQGRVLIVDDEDDLRKVAHLILKRCGYEVIECDNGQDAVKIYHSLARTGTPPDVVLMDLTLRGGMNGGETAAEILRFDPEARLVVTSGSVNEDVQMTYLEKGFVGVLPKPYEAGELTQIVHRVVTMMSRA from the coding sequence ATGACACTATCTCCCGATACACTGCGTCCTGACACATTGACCGAACTGGAGGCGAGTCTGCACCAGATGAAAACGGCCAATTACTTCCTCCGGGTCGCGGTGGACCAAGTGCCGGAGGCGGTGCTGATCCTGGAAGCGGAGACGAATGAAAAGTCCGGGCCGAAGGTCTTGTTCAGCAACGCCACTGCCGCTGTCCTGGTGGGTGTAGAGCCGGAGAAAGGCCTGCGTGGAATGGGCATCACCGACCTAGCCGCAGGCGATATGGATGCTGCTGTCTTGCTGGAAAGTCTGAATCGTGCGGTGGAGAATGGTGGTGCGCATGAGTGCGAAGCCATGGTGCAGAACTTTTATGGCAATGCGCCCCAGCGCTGCCGCTGGCGTGTGCGCGCTGTTTTCAACAGCCTGCGCAAGCTACTGAACTTCACCCTCATTGTAACGCCGCTGACGGCCGGTCAGGCCGCCGGGACACGCGCAACGCCGATGCGCTGCGATGACCTGGATGCGCAGTCTAACCAACTCAAGCAAGACAACCTGGCCGCACTGGCGCAGGGCATCGCGCATGATGTGAATAATTTGTTAGGTCCGGTGACCATGCGTCTTTCAGACCTGCTGCAACAGGTGCAGGGGCAGCCCGCGCTGAAGGAGGAACTGCAGCTCATTTTCAGCGGCCTGAAACGCGCCCGCCAGTTCACCTCGCAGGTGGTGACGGCCTGCAAGTCTAAGCCGCATCAGAAGCAGCCCGTGGACCTTGCCGCCATCATTCATGACACTGTCAAATTCGCGGGAGCAGGGTCCAATGCCCAGCTCCGCGTACGCCTGGGCACCGCCCTGCGCTGGCCTGTAGCGGATGGGGTAAAGATCAGCCAGGTGTTGCAAAACCTGATCCTCAACGGCATCCAGTCCATGCCCCAGGGCGGCTACATGGATGTGGACGCGGAGAACGCGGACATCGGCCTGGCTGAAGACGAAGTGCTGAAACCAGGCACCTATGTGCGGGTGACGGTGCGTGACCGCGGCTGCGGCATCCCGCCAGAAAATCTGGACCGGCTTTTCAAAGAAACCTTCACCACGAAGCCTGACGGCAACGGCATCGGCCTGACCACCTGCAAGCTCTTCATCCATGATCTGGATGGAGACATCCGGGTCTCATCGCGCCTGAATGTGGGCACGGAATTCACCATCTATCTGCCTGCGGTCCCCGCACTGATCGCAGGCGCCACCGCAGAAAAAGACCAAGCACCGGTACCGCTGAAAAAAGGCCAGGGCCGGGTGCTCATCGTGGATGATGAAGATGACCTGCGGAAGGTGGCCCATCTGATCCTGAAACGTTGCGGATATGAAGTTATCGAATGTGATAACGGCCAGGATGCGGTGAAGATTTATCATAGCCTGGCCCGCACCGGCACCCCGCCGGATGTGGTGCTGATGGACCTGACCCTGCGCGGCGGGATGAACGGTGGTGAAACTGCGGCAGAGATCCTGCGCTTTGACCCGGAAGCCCGGTTGGTCGTGACCAGCGGCAGCGTGAATGAAGACGTGCAGATGACGTATCTGGAAAAGGGCTTCGTCGGCGTGCTGCCGAAGCCTTATGAAGCGGGAGAGCTGACCCAGATCGTGCACCGCGTGGTGACCATGATGAGCCGCGCGTAA